One Malus domestica chromosome 11, GDT2T_hap1 genomic region harbors:
- the LOC103429860 gene encoding chloride channel protein CLC-f-like produces MSGEEYSDENHLLRSSNDITDDENAGVSAEKDNDLEAQEGLISSRKSSISPTSRRGGVGGFKDLLIKHLDGGGGLSGRRLNVKRGRDNSPNHGGREIRDQQRPPVDHHHHHNQQHHESSAGIDGNDELADSAPPEWALLLLGCLLGLATGLLVAAFNKGVHVIHEWAWAGTPSDGAAWLRLQRLGDTWHRILLIPVTGGVIVGMMHGLLEILGQIRQSGSSQRQGFDLLAAVFPSIKAVQAAVTLGTGCSLGPEGPSVDIGKSCANGISLMMENNRERKIALVAAGAAAGISSGFNAAVAGCFFAIETVLRPLRAENSPPFTTAMIILASVISSTVSNVLQGTQSAFTVPTYDLKSAAELPLYLILGMLCGAVSVALTRLVAWFTKFFDFIKERFGLPDVACPALGGLGAGIIALKYPGILYWGFTNVEEILHTGRTASAPGIWLLTQLAAAKVVATALCKGSGLVGGLYAPSLMIGAAVGAVFGGSAAELINSAIPGNAAVAQPQAYALVGMAATLASVCSVPLTSVLLLFELTKDYRILLPLMGAVGLAIWVPTVVNQAKETEPSETQNSARVYSYVSADEEKDEVSWRQRDDGDDLELTVVGNNSDSELVSEELLLEDLKVSQAMSKKYVKVPVSLTLKEAIKCMHESHQNCVLVVDGEDFLEGVLTYGDVRRFQSKNSSDTSESDTRVLDANKCLVSSVCTRRALYSGRARGLFTCYPDTDLAMAKELMEAKDIRQLPVVKRVREPPKEIKRRIVAILHYDSILNCLREEINHRKTVHQHRIENLDEINNGH; encoded by the exons ATGTCAGGAGAGGAATACAGCGATGAGAATCATCTGCTGCGATCCTCCAACGACATTACCGACGACGAAAACGCCGGCGTTTCGGCAGAGAAAGACAACGACTTGGAAGCTCAGGAGGGATTAATAAGCAGCAGGAAAAGCAGTATTAGTCCCACCAGTAGACGAGGCGGAGTCGGAGGCTTCAAGGATCTGCTGATCAAGCATTTGGACGGCGGAGGTGGGCTTTCCGGCCGCCGTCTCAATGTCAAGCGCGGCCGAGATAATTCCCCAAATCACGGCGGCAGAGAGATTAGAGACCAGCAACGGCCCCCTGTagatcaccaccaccatcataaTCAGCAGCATCATGAGTCTTCGGCTGGAATAGACGGTAATGATGAGCTTGCCGATAGTGCGCCGCCCGAATGGGCTTTGCTTCTCCTTGGTTGCCTTCTCGGCCTCGCCACTGGTCTCCTTGTTGCCGCATTTAACAAAGGG GTACATGTTATACATGAATGGGCCTGGGCTGGTACTCCAAGTGATGGTGCTGCATGGCTTCGTCTGCAGAGACTGGGTGATACTTGGCATCGAATTCTCTTAATACCCGTCACGGGTGGGGTTATTGTTGGCATGATGCATGGTTTACTTGAAATATTAGGCCAGATAAGGCAGTCCGGTTCCTCTCAAAGACAAGGATTTGATTTACTTGCTGCAGTCTTTCCCTCAATAAAGGCTGTCCAAGCAGCTGTCACTTTAGGTACTGGTTGTTCTTTGGGTCCTGAAGGCCCTAGTGTAGATATTGGAAAATCTTGTGCCAATGGAATCTCATTAATGATGGAGAACAACAGAGAAAGGAAGATTGCCCTTGTTGCAGCAGGTGCAGCAGCTGGAATTTCTTCAG GTTTCAACGCGGCAGTTGCTGGTTGTTTCTTCGCTATTGAAACGGTGTTAAGGCCTCTTCGAGCAGAAAACTCACCTCCATTTACAACTGCAATGATTATTTTGGCTTCTGTTATATCATCCACTGTATCTAATGTTTTACAAGGGACTCAGTCAGCATTTACAGTGCCTACATATGATTTAAAATCTGCTGCTG AACTTCCTCTATACCTGATATTGGGAATGCTATGTGGTGCTGTAAGTGTAGCCTTGACTCGATTGGTTGCTTGGTTCACAAAGTTCTTTGATTTCATCAAGGAAAGATTTGGTCTTCCTGATGTTGCCTGCCCAGCTTTAGGTGGTTTAGGTGCTGGGATTATCGCTCTTAAGTATCCTGGAATTCTGTATTGGGGATTTACAAATGTTGAAGAAATTTTGCACACTGGGAGGACTGCTTCAGCTCCTGGAATCTGGCTGTTAACTCAGTTAGCAGCAGCTAAAGTTGTGGCAACAGCTTTATGCAAGGGTTCTGGGCTGGTAGGTGGCCTATACGCACCAAGCTTGATGATTGGGGCTGCTGTTGGTGCTGTATTTGGGGGTTCAGCTGCAGAACTGATAAACTCAGCAATTCCAGGAAATGCTGCTGTTGCCCAGCCACAGGCTTATGCACTG GTTGGAATGGCTGCTACGCTAGCTTCAGTTTGTTCAGTACCATTGACATCAGTTCTGCTTCTGTTTGAGCTCACAAAAGACTACCGGATATTGCTCCCTCTCATG GGGGCTGTTGGATTGGCAATATGGGTGCCCACTGTGGTAAACCAGGCAAAGGAGACTGAACCATCTGAAACACAGAATTCAGCAAGAGTTTATTCTTATGTTTCGGCTGATGAAGAAAAAGACGAAGTTAGTTGGAGACAACGTGATGATGGAGATGACTTGGAACTCACTGTTGTTGGAAACAATTCTGACTCCGAATTAGTTAGTGAAGAATTGCTTCTGGAAGATCTAAAG GTTTCGCAAGCCATGTCAAAGAAATATGTGAAGGTTCCTGTGAGCTTGACTCTGAAAGAGGCAATAAAATGCATGCACGAGAGTCATCAGAATTGTGTGTTGGTGGTTGATGGTGAAGATTTTCTGGAGGGAGTATTAACATACGGTGATGTTAGACGATTTCAATCGAAGAATTCTAGTGATACATCAGAGAGCGATACTAGAGTTTTGGAT GCAAATAAATGTCTTGTTTCATCTGTTTGCACTCGACGAGCTCTCTACAGTGGACGAGCGCGTGGTTTATTTACCTGTTATCCGGACACAGATTTAGCAATGGCCAAGGAGCTAATGGAGGCCAAGGATATAAGGCAGTTGCCTGTGGTTAAGCGTGTCAGAGAGCCACCAAAAGAAATAAAGCGAAGAATCGTTGCTATTCTTCATTACGATTCAATCTTGAACTGTCTCAG AGAGGAGATAAATCACAGGAAAACAGTTCATCAACATAGAATAGAGAATCTCGACGAGATTAACAATGGCCATTAG